From the genome of Corallococcus macrosporus DSM 14697:
CCCAGAACTTGCCCTGCTCGTGCGCGGCCAGCGCGGCGGCGGCGGCCGGCTTGGCGTTGGCGTGGAAGGGCAGCGGCTGGTTCTTGAAGGCGACCTTGATCTTCGCGCCGTACTGGTCCTCCAACTGCTTCAGCGTGGGCACCACGCGGCTGCAGAAGGGGCACTCGAAGTCGGAGAAGGCGACGATGGTGACCGGCGCGTTCTGGGCGCCCTTCACCGGGGCGTTGCCCACGTCTACCTTCTGGACCGGGGGCTCGGCGGGAGCGCCAGGGGCCGCGGCCTTCGGGGCGTTGGCGACGTTCTCCGCGTTCAGCTTGGCGTAGAGCTCCTCGGGCCTGGTGCCGGCGGCGAGCAGCTTGTCCGCCTTGCCAATCTCCTCGTCGATGACGCGCTTGAAGTTCGCGAAGGGCTGCGCGCCGACGAACTCACGGCCGTTGATGAAGAAGGTCGGCGTGCCGTTGGCGCCCAGGGCGCTGCCGGCGGCCATGTCCGACTCCACCTTCGCCTTGAACTTGCCGGAGTCCAGCGCGGCCTTGAACTTGGAGACGTCCAGGCCCAGCTCCTGCGCGTACTTCTCCAGGGAGGCGCGGTCCAGGGCCTTCTGATTGGCGAACAGCTTGTCGTGATACTCCCAGAACTTGCCCTGCTCGTGCGCGGCGTGGGAGGCCTCGGCGGCCAGCTTCGCGTTCGGGTGGAAGGGCAGCGGCTGGTGGCGGAACACCACGCGCACGTCCTTGGGGTAGGACTCCTTGATCTGCGCCAGGGTGGGGCCCACGCGGCTGCAGAAGGGGCACTCGAAGTCAGACCACTCGACCAGGGTCACCTTGGCGGTGGCCGGGCCGAAGGAGGGGGAGTCCGCGGGGATCTCCACCTTGCGGACCGCGGCGGCGGGCGCCTGCGGGGCGGCCTTGGGGCGGCGCGCTCGGCGCCCTTCGCGATGATGGCCGCGTAGACCTGGCCGCGCGGCGTGCCGCTCTTCACCAGGGCCTCCGCCTTGGCCTTCTCCTCGTCGATGAGGGCCTCGAAGTTGGCGATGGGCTGCGCGCCCGACAGGAAGCGGCCGTTGATGAAGAAGGCCGGGGTGCCGCTGGCGCCGAGCTGGCTGGCCAGCGCCTGGTCGCGGGTGATGATGTCCTGGAACTTGGGGTTGGCCAGCTCGGCCTTCCACTTGTCCAGGTTCAGGCCCAGGTCCTTGGCGTACTGCTCCAGGGAGGCGTCATCCAGCTTCTTCTGATTGGCGAAGAGCTTGGCGTGGTACTCCCAGTACTTGCCCTGTTCGCCGGCCGCCATCGCGGCGATGGCCGCGGGCTTGGCGCGGGGGTGGAAGGACAGCGGGTTCTGCTTCATCACCACGCGCAGGTCCTTGCCGTACTTCTCCTGCAGCTTCTCGATGGTGACGTTGGCGCGGCTGCAGAAGGGGCACTCGTAGTCGGAGAACTCGACCACGGTGACGAGCGCGTCCGCGCTGCCGTGGACGGGCGAGTTCTCGATGGGCACCTTGAACACGGTGGGGTCCACCGGACGGCGTCCACCCGGGGCCGGGGCCGCGGGAGAGTTCGGTGCGGCCTTGGCGACTTCGGACTTCGAGGACGGGCCGGTGGTGACGCGGCCGCCAACGAACCCGAGCACCAGGCCGACCAGCAGGGCCACGATGACATTGGGCTTCATGAGTGGGTCATGCTCCTTCGCCATGGGGCCGGCTTTGGGGGGCCCGAGCGGGTTTTCAACGAGGGCAGAGGGCGGCGGTCTTAACAGAGGGAATTCCAGACGCGCAAGCAAGCCGCTCTGGCCTTCCGAGGGGCCGCGCCCCCTCAGGCGGCCCAAAACTTGGGAGACTTCGGAAAAATTCCGTCACAGTCCCGATCATGGATGCCGCCGTGCACATCGACACCCGGGGGGCCCTGTGTCCCATGCCCATCCTGGAACTCGCCAAGGCCATGCGAGCCCTGGCGCCAGGGACGCTCGTGGAGCTGGTCTCCACGGACCGCGGCCTGGAAGCGGACCTGCCCGCGTGGTGTGAGGCTACGGGGAATCCACTGGTGCGCATGGAGCGCCGGGAGGCGCTCTACGTGGGGTGGGTGCGCAAGGCGGGCTGAGCCCCCAGGGGCCCGCCCGCGCCCTGCCTGCTTCAGAGCATCTGGAGGACGCGGTCTTCCAGGCGCTGGCCCCGGCTGACGCCGAGGATGAGCACGTCGTGCTGGAGGAGGTGGCGGACGACCTGGCTGATGACCTCCTCGGGCGCGACGCCGCCGCTGAAGCGCACGCGCAGCACGGTGTCGCTCTCCATGCGCGCGTCCGTGACGTGGGTCATCGCCGTGAGCTCCGGGATGATGACGCTGCCCCGGGCGATCTGGACGCGGAACTCGGCGCCCTGGCCGGTGAGCTCGGACATGCTCCCCGCCTGGGCGAGCGTGCCCTTGTCGAGGATGGCGGCCGCGTCACACAGCTCCTCCAGCTCCTGGAGGTTGTGGCTGGAGACGACCACCGTCTGGCGGCCCTTCATGTCGCGGATGACCTGGCGCACCTGGGCGGCCACGCGCGGGTCCAGGCCGGCGGTGGGCTCGTCCAGGAGCACCAGCGGCGGGCTGCCCATGAGGGCCTGGGCCATGGCGGCGCGCTTGGCCATGCCGTGGCTGAGCGCCTGCGTCTGGACGTTCCAGGCCTCGGTGAGGCCCACCTTGTCCAGGGCCTCGCGGGCCTCGCGAGCGGGGTCGGCCAGGGCGGACAGGCGGGCCCAGTACGTCAGCAGCGCGCCCACTTCCCAGCCGGGCGGCAGCACCGCGTCCTGGGGCAGCGCGCCCAGCCGGCCCTTGAGGGCGCCCGGCGTGGTGGGGTCCACGTCCATGACCTTGAGCGTGCCCTCGGACGGGTAGAGGTAGCCGCACATCATGGAGAACGTGGTCGTCTTGCCGGCGCCGTTGGGGCCGATGAGGCCGTACACCGCGCCCCTGGGCACGGAGAAGCTGACGCCGTTGACGGCGACCTTGGGGCCGAAGCGCTTGGAGACGCCGAACAGTTCGATGGCCACGTCGCTCACAGGTCCCTCGCGCGCAGAATGCCGTAGGCCGCCATCAGGAAGACGAACGCGAAGACCGCGTAGGCGGCGCCGCTCGCGCCGAACTGCGCCAGGCCCGGGTGCAGCAGGTCGCTGGCGTAGTACGACGGTGACAGGTAGCGCAGGAAGCGCAGGCTGCCCGTGTCACCCGACGCCCGGCCAATGGTGTCCATCAGCCAGAAGACGAAGAGCAGGATGAAGTTGAAGACCAGGCTCACCGCGGGCGCGCGGAACAGGCTGGAGCACAGCGTCGTCAACGCCACGTAGGCCAGCGAGAAGACGATGGCCGCCAGCCAGAACTTCAGCAGGTTGAGCCCCATGGCCGCGAAGCCGAAGTCCGGGTTGGCCACGCGGGCGTAGATGAAGATGGCCAGGTCGATGATGAGCACCAGCCCCAGCAGCAGCGTGGCCTGCGTCAGGAACTTGCCCAGCAGCACCGACGAGCGCCTCGCGCGCACCGTGAGGTAGCGCATGGAGCGCGGGCCCACTTCGCCGCTGATCTGATCGAAGCCCATCAGCGCGATGTACGCGGGCAGGAAGAAGAGGGTGATCTTGAAGACGACCAGCACCTCCAAAGGCACCTGGGCCAGCGCCTCGATCATCGCGGAGTCGTCGCTGGTGAGGAAGCCCAGCACGCCCTTGCGCATCTCCTCGTTGATCTGCACCGAGGCGCTCGCGTCCGCCCCGGAGCCCTCCAACTGCTTGGCGACGGCGGCGCGGACCTCGCCCGTGAGCCAGCCGACGACCAGCAGCACCAACGCGGAGAACATGCTGTAGAGGCCGAGCAGCACCACCGTGCGGCCGCTGCGCACGGCGCGGCGAAGCTCGGCGCTCCAGATGACCACCGTCTCTTTCAATCCGTCCAAAGTGTGGGGGAACCTAGCGGAGTTGCGCACCCGTCCGCCAAGTTTCTGATTTCCATGAGGGGCGGAAGCGGTCAGGGAGGCATCCGTGGACAGCGCGCCCCCAGCCGGTAGGATCCGGGCTCCGCTCGCTCACCCCCCGGAGCCCCCCGCAGCAATGCGCTTCCACCGCCGTCTCCTGTCCGCCGCCGTCGCGCTGCTCCCCCTGGCCCTCGTCGTTGGCGCGACCGGGCCGGAGCATCCCGCGTCCGCCGGTGCCTCCGAGGACGGTGGAGTGGGCGCCCCGAGTGTAGGGGCGGCGGCGCCCGCCTCCGAATCCGACGCGGGCAGCTCGGGCTCGGCCGCCGTCTCCGCCGCCGCGGTGCTGGGTGGCGAGTCACCGGATGGGGGCCTCGCGGCCTTGGCGGCGGAGCCGGGAATGGTGCCCCCCGTCCCCGTGCCCTCGCGTGAGAAGGCGCCGCCCATCGCCAAGGTGAAGCCGCTGCCCAGGTCCGTGGACCTCATGGCCCGCGCGACGCTGGAGGGCGGGAAGCTGGTGGTGAAGGAGAAGGGCGGCAAGAAGCAGCGGCTCACCATCGACCCGGTGCTCCAGGCGTCGCTGACGAAGATCCTCCGCAGCTACGAGACGCCCTATGGCGCCGCCGTGGTGCTGGAGCCGTCCTCGGGCCGGGTGCTGGCGCTGGCGGAGCACTCGGCGGCGCGGCCGGAATTGCGCGGCCTGCCGGTCCGCGCGGTGTTCCCCGCGGCCAGCATCTTCAAGGTCATCACCGGCAGCGCGCTCCTGGAGGCCGGCGTCACGCCGGAAACGGAGGAGTGCTTCCACGGCGGCAAGCGGCGCATCTCCGAGAAGCACCTGCAGGACAGCGAGCGGGACGCCTCCTGCTATTCGCTGGCGCTGGCCATGGGCAGGAGCGCCAACGTCATCTTCGCCAAGCTGACGAACAAGCACCTCACCGTGGACGCGCTGCGCCGCATGGCGGCCCGCTTCCGGTTCAACCGCGAGATCGCGTTCCCCGTGCCCACGGACGTGTCGCTGGCCGCCATCCCCGAGGAGACGTTCGGCCTGGCGAACACGGGGGCGGGCTTCGGGGACGTGTACCTGTCCCCGCTGCAC
Proteins encoded in this window:
- a CDS encoding sulfurtransferase TusA family protein, translating into MHIDTRGALCPMPILELAKAMRALAPGTLVELVSTDRGLEADLPAWCEATGNPLVRMERREALYVGWVRKAG
- a CDS encoding ABC transporter ATP-binding protein, which gives rise to MSDVAIELFGVSKRFGPKVAVNGVSFSVPRGAVYGLIGPNGAGKTTTFSMMCGYLYPSEGTLKVMDVDPTTPGALKGRLGALPQDAVLPPGWEVGALLTYWARLSALADPAREAREALDKVGLTEAWNVQTQALSHGMAKRAAMAQALMGSPPLVLLDEPTAGLDPRVAAQVRQVIRDMKGRQTVVVSSHNLQELEELCDAAAILDKGTLAQAGSMSELTGQGAEFRVQIARGSVIIPELTAMTHVTDARMESDTVLRVRFSGGVAPEEVISQVVRHLLQHDVLILGVSRGQRLEDRVLQML
- a CDS encoding ABC transporter permease, yielding MRNSARFPHTLDGLKETVVIWSAELRRAVRSGRTVVLLGLYSMFSALVLLVVGWLTGEVRAAVAKQLEGSGADASASVQINEEMRKGVLGFLTSDDSAMIEALAQVPLEVLVVFKITLFFLPAYIALMGFDQISGEVGPRSMRYLTVRARRSSVLLGKFLTQATLLLGLVLIIDLAIFIYARVANPDFGFAAMGLNLLKFWLAAIVFSLAYVALTTLCSSLFRAPAVSLVFNFILLFVFWLMDTIGRASGDTGSLRFLRYLSPSYYASDLLHPGLAQFGASGAAYAVFAFVFLMAAYGILRARDL
- a CDS encoding penicillin-binding transpeptidase domain-containing protein; the encoded protein is MRFHRRLLSAAVALLPLALVVGATGPEHPASAGASEDGGVGAPSVGAAAPASESDAGSSGSAAVSAAAVLGGESPDGGLAALAAEPGMVPPVPVPSREKAPPIAKVKPLPRSVDLMARATLEGGKLVVKEKGGKKQRLTIDPVLQASLTKILRSYETPYGAAVVLEPSSGRVLALAEHSAARPELRGLPVRAVFPAASIFKVITGSALLEAGVTPETEECFHGGKRRISEKHLQDSERDASCYSLALAMGRSANVIFAKLTNKHLTVDALRRMAARFRFNREIAFPVPTDVSLAAIPEETFGLANTGAGFGDVYLSPLHGALVAAVAANEGRWVDPILFEPEGPAPLLPAEGEPVLTPEVARDLTALLEETVTSGTARAVFRERGFRVEDAVGKTGSLADREPFRDYSWFVGFAPKDKPRVAVAAIIVNDPKWRIRGTWLGREALRLGLERLPAPVEVTAPASAAGKP